One stretch of Arachis duranensis cultivar V14167 chromosome 1, aradu.V14167.gnm2.J7QH, whole genome shotgun sequence DNA includes these proteins:
- the LOC107467779 gene encoding WRKY transcription factor 72A: protein MEFAARSGDDGGDSPLKEEKKRSDEYTDDDGGSHGDHHDHAPSNKQDTIIVKEPPHMNKTDNNTEKSMAEEASGTSALLAAKKEEVIDKQLESTKAEMGEVREENERLKMSLNKIMSEYRMLQMQFHNIVNNKHEDNQETIMEEADLVSLSLGRVPVPRRSNEEDKKVSDSNKRKKEDEDDEELNEELALGLDCKFETSKSGSTTEATNFPNNSNKEEGGESTWPPPASKAREGGGSGGGGGAASASASVVEDEVSQQNNNPAAKKARVCVRARCDTPTMNDGCQWRKYGQKISKGNPCPRAYYRCTVAPSCPVRKQVQRCAEDMSILITTYEGNHNHPLPLTATAMASTTSAAASMLLSGSSTSHTMAPTNTATAAAAGNLHGLNLYLPDGSKSRQIYVSNPALSSTPSHPTITLDLTSSNPNLNNNNSSSPFVRFSSNYPNQPIRYPSSTSLSFSTSNDPNPLSWSNNGFLSSYNSTHHQPFNRSINMLSNNNLNFERQQQQQTMENFYQSFMQRNNSKNASSSSSSSSSSSDPIAAATKAITADPSFQSALAAALSSFIGGGSGIGSTHHQGNNYNQVGGGGGDGENSNKMKFSELFPVSSTLASSSKVINNSNNGGCGSSFLNKTQPTKTTQNNGSFMFLPPSLPFSSSPKSASASPGDNGGDDHRSS from the exons ATGGAGTTTGCTGCTAGATCTGGTGATGATGGAGGTGATTCACCACtcaaggaagagaagaagagaagtgaTGAGTATACTGATGATGATGGTGGAAGCCATGGTGATCATCATGATCATGCTCCTTCTAATAAGCAAGACACAATAATTGTCAAG GAGCCGCCACACATGAATAAGACTGATAACAACACTGAAAAATCCATGGCGGAAGAAGCTTCTGGAACAAGCGCGCTATTGGCAGCCAAAAAGGAAGAG GTTATTGATAAACAACTTGAAAGCACTAAGGCTGAAATGGGTGAGGTTCGAGAGGAGAATGAACGGTTAAAGATGTCGTTGAACAAGATCATGAGCGAGTACCGAATGCTTCAAATGCAGTTTCACAACATAGTTAACAACAAGCATGAAGATAATCAAGAAACAATAATGGAGGAAGCAGACCTAGTTTCGCTCAGCCTTGGAAGAGTTCCAGTTCCAAGaagaagcaatgaagaagataaaaaagtcTCTGATAGTAACAAGAGGAAGAAggaggatgaagatgatgaagaattgaATGAGGAATTGGCACTTGGATTGGACTGCAAGTTCGAAACTTCGAAATCGGGGAGCACAACGGAAGCTACCAATTTTCCGAATAATAGTAACAAGGAAGAAGGTGGTGAGAGTACATGGCCACCACCAGCAAGCAAGGCCAGAGAAGGTGGTGGCAGCGGCGGCGGTGGTGGTGCGGCATCGGCATCTGCATCAGTTGTAGAAGATGAAGTATCCCAACAGAATAATAATCCTGCTGCCAAGAAAGCTAGAGTTTGCGTCAGGGCAAGATGCGACACCCCGACT ATGAATGATGGGTGTCAATGGAGGAAATATGGACAAAAGATTTCCAAGGGAAACCCATGCCCTCGAGCTTACTATCGTTGCACAGTTGCACCCTCGTGTCCCGTTAGGAAACAG GTGCAAAGGTGTGCGGAGGACATGTCGATTCTAATCACCACCTATGAAGGGAACCACAACCACCCTCTCCCTCTCACAGCCACTGCCATGGCTTCTACAACCTCCGCCGCCGCATCCATGTTACTTTCCGGCTCCTCAACCTCACACACTATGGCTCCCACAAACACGGCCACCGCGGCCGCAGCCGGCAACCTCCACGGCCTGAACCTCTACCTCCCAGACGGCTCAAAATCAAGACAAATATACGTCTCAAACCCCGCACTATCATCCACACCATCACACCCAACAATAACCCTTGACCTCACTTCTTCAAACCctaatttgaataataataattcctCATCTCCATTTGTTAGGTTTTCTTCAAACTACCCTAACCAACCAATCAGATACCCTTCTTCCACAAGCCTTAGCTTCAGTACTTCCAACGATCCCAATCCACTTTCTTGGAGCAATAATGGATTCCTCAGTAGCTACAATAGTACTCatcatcaaccattcaacagAAGCATCAACATGCTCagtaataataatttgaacTTCGAaaggcaacaacaacaacaaacaatGGAGAACTTCTATCAGTCTTTCATGCAAAGGAACAACAGCAAGAacgcatcatcatcatcatcatcatcatcatcatcatcagatcCTATTGCCGCTGCAACAAAAGCAATAACAGCGGATCCCAGTTTTCAATCGGCTTTGGCTGCGGCCTTGTCTTCGTTCATTGGTGGCGGCAGCGGCATTGGAAGCACACATCATCAAGGGAATAATTATAACcaagttggtggtggtggtggtgatggagAAAACAGTAATAAGATGAAATTTTCAGAGCTGTTTCCAGTTTCCTCTACCTTGGCTTCGAGTTCGAAAGTCatcaataatagtaataatggCGGATGTGGTTCGAGCTTCTTGAACAAAACGCaaccaacaaaaacaacacAGAATAATGGAAGCTTCATGTTTCTTCCACCTTCTttgccattttcttcttctccaaagaGTGCTTCTGCATCTCCCGGTGATAATGGAGGTGATGATCATAGATCATCATGA